The Marinococcus sp. PL1-022 DNA segment AAAAAAAGTGAACAAATAATTTTCGCATAATCCAAATATTAAGTTAACTGAAACGTTTAAGTTTAAGTAAACATAAATAAAAAACTTGAAATATTTTAAGCCTCTTTTTAATCTATGTATAGAAAGCTAAGATTTGTATTTAGAAGACTACGACTCAGAGTTTTATTTCTAAATGCAACACAGCTCGATTCTCGGCGAAAAAAGCACGACAAAAAAGCTCAAAATTAATAATTTTGAGCGAAAAATATATTGAAGCTCTGCTGTCTTTATTGGAGGTTTTTTAAAAAAGCTATCATTATACAGGTTGAATATATTCCCCTATTTCTTCTATTATATAGTGAATACAATCATTCTCTTTGAATTTGTCATCATACGCTAAATAAACGGTGAAATCTTCTGCTTGCTTGGAAGTAAGTGTAAGCTTGTAGCCATTAAGGGTTAAAAAGGAATCAAAAACTGTTAAAGCCGTTCGTTTATTCCCATTTCGAAAAATATGACCACCCCGAGCAATGGAATGATAATAGCAGCAAGCTTTCTCGGGAATGGAAGGATACATTTCTTCACCGTATAGTTCAGTTTTTGGCCGATGCAGCATTGTTTGGAAACTCTCGTATTGTTTAACACCTGCTTGATCGCTGTCGTTATACATTTCCATAATAGTGTAATGAATGAAGAGGATTTCTTCTTCAGAAAAGTAAAATACCTCCATAA contains these protein-coding regions:
- a CDS encoding type II toxin-antitoxin system death-on-curing family toxin; its protein translation is MEVFYFSEEEILFIHYTIMEMYNDSDQAGVKQYESFQTMLHRPKTELYGEEMYPSIPEKACCYYHSIARGGHIFRNGNKRTALTVFDSFLTLNGYKLTLTSKQAEDFTVYLAYDDKFKENDCIHYIIEEIGEYIQPV